In Methanomicrobia archaeon, the sequence CCAAAGGCGCTATCAGGAACGAGCTCGCGCAGACGGTCCATGATCTCCTGTGACTCGGCCTGCATGATCTTAAGCTCCTCACCCATACTCGCCGTCAGGTCAAAGCAGAAGAGCACATCCACTCTTGTTATCGGCTTCCCCTCGGCGGTGGTGTACTGCTTCGTCTCCGTTAAGGACGCACCCGGCTTGAGCGTTGCGGTCAGAGAAGACGGCGTTAACTGCTCTCGCGTACCGGGTAAAGGAGTGGGCGCAGGGGTGGGTGAGGGTGTAGGGGTAGGTGTAGGAGTGGGAGTAGGTGTAGGAGTGGGGGTAGGTGTGGGCACAGGTGTGGGTGTGACTGTCGGGCTCGGTGCCGGTCCTGTGTGCGAAATGGAGATACTGTTCAGGAGTGTGGTTGCCGAACGGTGATCGTCAGTGTTGATATAGGTTGAGATCTCGATGAAGATGCCTTCTTTAATATACACCATGTAGCGTGCATAGCCCTCGTCGGTGTTTTCCTGGGCATATCCCGCTGTGTGTCCGTCGATGACCGTGACGCCCGATTCATCCAACCTGTACCACGGATTACTTTCGGCAAACGCCTGTAAGGCGGCAGGATCACTCTCACGTCCCACAAGCTCGTCAGGTATCGTTAACTCGTAGGCGATTTCGATAAACGAGGTGAAATCCACGGTGCCGAACCACCAATAGCCCCACTCTGCTTCTTCCGCGGAATCGAGTAATTCCCAGCTGGGTGGGAGGGTCACATCGAGCGTTACAGCACCACCAGTATAGCCAGTCAACAGTGCGAGGAATGCAGCGAGGAAGAAGAGTCTGAGGACTTTCATGGAAGCACTCGCATACATATCCTTTGCCGTTTTATAAACAAGTTTCTATTGGTCGGTCCTGGCACTCTGTTCGAATGGGCTACGAAGCCTGCGCCTTCTCCACAATCTCTACGAGTTTGGATTGCTCAAAGGAAAGCTAAAGTGTTAGCATCTCATTCTTAGCTAGTCAGTATGTGGTGCCACGGTATACCGCTCGGTGAGGCGTGGACGGGCAGCAGCTTTGATATGCAGCTATAAGGAAGGTGGTTATTGACAAAATGGCTAAGGAACTGACCGTATTCGATTACGAAGCGGAACGAACGAGGTTCACATGGGACATACCCGAGGATTACAATTTTGTCACGGTGGTAAGACGTTGGGCAGAGGATCGAACGAAGCTGATGGCAATCACGGAGCATCCAGACGGTACGGTAGAGCGAGCAGGCTACCGGGAGGTGTGGGAGAATGCCTTGCGATTTGGCACCGTCTTGCGTGATTCAGGTATCAAGAAAGGAGATCGGGTCATGGTGCTCCTGCCGCGGGGCACGGACATTTATACCGCGAGCATCGGCATTTGGGCGATCGGCGCCGTTGCGGTTCCCTGCACGGTCATGCTCAGGCGAGCGGATATCGACTACCGCGTCAAGGATGCTGGTATCAAGGCCCTGGTAACCAGTAATGCGACCGTTGCTGCTGAGGTGGATGCACTGTCGAGCACATACTCACGTGAGAACCGCTTCTTCATGGGCCAGCGAGAGGGCTGGCGTGACTTTCGGCAGGAGGTCAGGTCGGCATCATGCGATCTGGCGCTTGAGAAGCTCACCGCCACTGATCCGCTGGTCATCAATTATACCTCTGGGACGACGGGTGCACCAAAGGGCGTGCTCCATACCCATTCGGTGATGTACTGCTACGACCGACTCAATCGCTACTACTGGTGGGATACCCAATCGGACGAGCTCTGCTGGGGGACGACGGAACCGGGATGGACGAAATGGTACTGGGCGCCCCTGGGCGCGGTGGTCAATGCCGGCGCGACGAACTTCCATTATGCGGGCAGATTCGAGCCTGAGAAGTTCTTCGCGCTGCTGGCCAAATGGCGGATCAACCGGGCCTGCATGACAGCCACGGAGCTCAGAACGATGGCCGCAATCGATGATGCGAACGAGCGGTACGATTTGAGTGATTTGAAGGTACTTTTGACTGCGGGCGAGCCGTGCACACCGGGTATTATTCGCTACTTCGCGGAGAAGTTCGGTATAGCGGTTCGCGAAGGCTATGGCCAGACGGAGACCTGTGTGGTGGCCTGCACTATCCCGGGCATGGCGATCAAGCCGGGGTCGATGGGTCGGTTCACGCCGGGTGTTGAGGGCGCGATCGTGGACCCGGAGACGGGCACGCGCATGCCGGTGGGCGAGAAGGGTATGATCGCCATTGCAAAGGGACACCCGATGCTCTTCAAAGGTTATCATAACAAGCCAGGTAAGACCGCGGAATGTTACGTCGGCGCGTGGTACCTTACCGGAGACCTCGCACGGATGGATGAGGCGGGCTATATATGGTTCGAGTCACGGGCAGACGATGTCAGTATCAGTTCAGGCTATCGGATCGGCCCGTTTGAGGTTGAAAGCGCGGTCAATTCGCATGAAGCGGTCCTGGAAAGCGCGATGGTTCCCAGTCCGGACCTGTTACGGGGCGAGATCGTAAAGGTCTTCGTCGTCTTAAAGCAGGGCTATGAGCAGTCCGAAGCGCTTGCTCAGGATATTCAGCAGCACGTGAAACTGATCACCGCGCCCTATAAGTATCCGCGCGAGATCGAATTTGTGGACGAGCTTCCGAAGACGATCAGCGGTAAAATCAAGCGTAAAGAGCTCAGAATCCGGGAGTTCGAGCGAAAGAGCAAGGTTATCGAGAAGCTCAAGGAGAAAGGGCTGTGGCAACGGGAAGAGCAGTAAGATCGCTGTACCCGCACTGAATTGCCGCCATCAGTTACCTAGCAATAGCGCCATCTTAGAGCTATTCAGTCGTCTCGACCAAATGCTGAACACTCGTCATACGAACCCGGGTGCTGACGAGAACAGCGACCAGCGGCGATAGCTCATGCATCGCTTCAACCGATCCAGCGCGAGTTCGACCGCGGCCTCACGCGGCATAATCCCGCGCGTCGCAGCATCCTCGAGCACCAGCCGGGTATTGAGCCGCATCTTCTCCTTGATGGTCTGGAACGCGGCCGATGGTGAAGCACCGCGGTACTCCATGGCCGCGCTGATCACGCCACCGGCATTGACGATGATATCGGGCACGCACAGCACGCCGTTCTCGTGCAGCCAGCGCTCCGCGCCCTGCGTAATGGGGATGTTGGCACCTTCCATCACCAGCCGGGTCTTCAAACGGCTCACGTTCGTCTCGTTGATTACGTCAGGCCGTGCCGCCGGGATCCAGATATCGCACTCGAGTTCGATCACCGCGTCACGGTCTCGCTTCTCGCCCTCCGTGTACGCGGCCACGCTCTTGCCCGCATCTTTTAACGCGATCAGGCCGTTGACGTCCAGCCCCCGGGGATTGTAGATCGTACCCCGGGAATCAGCAGCACCCACGAGTACCGCGCCATTCTCGGTAAGGAACCGTGCAGCGTGTTTGCCCACCGCGCCGAAGCCCTGGACGACGACCCGCGCCCCTTCCAGCTCGAAATCGCAGTACTCGAGCGCGACCTCGGTGGCATGGCTGAGCCCCCATGCAGTGGCTCCAAGCTCGTCGAGCGGGATGCCACCGAACTCGCACGGCAAGCCAACCGCACGCCCGATCTCATCCTTCACCCAGGCCATGCACTCCTCATCCGTGCCCATATCAGGCCCGAAGATATATTCCTGTATCTCGCGTAGTGAGCTGGCGAATGCACGAATCATCTGTTCCTTTTTCTCCACGGGCATCTTCGGATCGCCGTAGATCACCGATTTACCACCTCCGTGCGGTAGATCGGCAGCGGAGTTCTTCAAGGTCATGGTTCGTGCCAGCCGGAAGCACTCCTCGGCACATACCTCCGGGCCCATGCGCAACCCACCGATTGACGGCCCGCGGGCCACGTTGTCCACCACCAGCACGCCCTTGAGCCCCACCGATGGCTCGTACACGTGAATGACCTTGGCAGGCCCCAAATCATCTGCGAATCGAAATATGTCCATCCCCATCCCTCGCTTATACCTTTTAGTTCCTCTTCTCTTCTTCAGTGTTTGCTTTTGTGGCTCTATCTATCCCGGTCGGTTGAGCTGCCCCGTGCAGTCGCGCCCGAACCCAGCACCACTCGCGCGTCCACCGCCACAGCCCCTGCTTCAGAGATGATAAGGGGATTGATCTCAATCTCGCGTATCTCGTCCAGCGTCAGCAAGATATCAGAAAGCGCTGTTACCGCTGATACCAGTTGCTCCATATCCACGGGCTTCGACCCCCGGAACCCGGTCAGCAGTGGGTAGCTCTTCACCTCCCGCATCATCGCAAAAACCTCGTCCCTGCTTACGGGAGCGAGCCGGAAGCTCACATCCTTCAGGAGCTCCACGGCAATGCCGCCAGTGCCGAAGATCACGGCGGGGCCAAATTGCGGATCACGTAGCCCACCCACGATCAATTCTATTCCCGGAGGGACCATCTCGACCAGAAGGAACCCTGCTATATGTGCTTCAGGCGCTGAACGCCTCAGATCCCGCGTCATCGCGTGAACCGCAGCGCTCACTTCTTCACTATCCTGGAGACTCAGGATCACGCCACCGACGTCTCGTTTGTGGACGATGTCCGGCGAGACCACTTTGAGTACAAACGGTGGAGAAAGCTCCTTTGCTCTCTCGAGCAGGTCTTCCGGCTCTTCCATCCAGCGATACTTTGGGACCGGAATGCCCCACGCGGCTATGAGTGCCTTTGCCTCAGGCTCAAGGAGCATGTGCCGTCCCTGTGCTGCGGCCTCGCGTACGAGCTTCTTTGCCGTCTCTTTATTCATCTTGCTACTTGGATTGCTTACCGATTCTGGGGGCAACCGTTCCTGACTATGCAGGTCTACCACCTGCCAATACCGCTGCAGCCCGCGCTGCGCTTTCCGGTGTGAAGAATACTGGCAGGCCATTCGCCTCGAATCGCGCCGCTATTCTTCGTGCGAACTCGCTGTTCAGGGTGCAGATGAGTAGCGGCACGTTATGGCGATCCTTGACCGCTTTCAGGTCATCAACCAGCTTTTCCGTGATCTTTGGTGCGCCCCAGAGCACCGTGACGATCACGAGGTCGAACTCGTCCTTCAACCCTTCCTCGAGCGCGTTAACGTAATCGGCATCAATCACACTGCCGGTCAAATCGATCGGATTAGTGGTTGCTGAGAACCCGATCAGGTGTGCGCTCAGCCGCTTTCGCGTTGCCTCGCTCAACTCGCGCACTTCAAGACCCAGATCTTCACAGGCGTCCGCAATATTCACCCCAACGCCACCACCATCCGTTACGATCAAAACCCGTTTACCCGCGACCAGCTCATAGGTGTTCAGAACCTTAATGGCATCTTTGATCCCTTCGTAGCCGTTAACCGCAATGATCCCGGCCTTCTTAAATGCGGCCTTATAAAGCTCGTATCGCCCGGATATTGCGCCCGTATGGGATCGTGCGGCATGAATGCCCGCCTCACGCTTGCCCACCTTCATGACCACCACCGGTTTTTTCCGGGTGCAGCGTGATGCAACCTCGACAAACCGCTTTCCGTCGTCTACCGACTCCATATAGATGACCACGACCTTCGTTGCCGCATCGTCCGTCAAGAACGCGAGACAGTCAGACTCACCGATATCGACCCGATTCCCATAACTCACGATCCGGGCGACGCCGATACCCTGTGCGACCAACTCGGCCATGATCAGCTCGGCGAACGAGCCGCTCTGCGTGAGTATGGAGACGCCGCCCTTTTGGGGTCTTCTCACCCGCTCCTCGGGTGTGAATAAGGTATCGATTTGGGAAATCGCGTCGTAGATGCCCATGCAATTCGGGCCGATGATCCGTATCCCCTTTCGCGCACCCAGCGCTCTGAGCTCCTCCTCCCGCGCCGTCCCGGCAGGCCCGGTCTCTTTGAACCCCGCGCTCACAATAATGGCGCCTCTGAGATTATCCGCGTGCTCCATGATCTTCATGACCAGCGGTGCTGGCAGCACAAAGATCGCCACGTCGATCACCGCTTCAATCTCGCTCAATGCGCGGTAGCACCTGACCCCGCTAATGGATACGTAGTTGGGATTGACGAGATAGACCTTCCCGGGATACCCCATCCTCCGGAGGTTTTCCATGATGACCTGAGACGGCTTGCCGGGTCGCGGCGATGCCCCGACAATAGCGATCGATTGCGGGTTAAAGAAGAAGCTGATGTCTCTTCCAGTACTCATCTACGATCTCCTGTACTGTCTTCAGTGTCTCTTCCTGTCGCACAGGCGCGAAGAGATGAGCGAACCGTTTCTGTTCCTTGAGATACTCTTCCACTGGCTTCAATGTACGCGGCACGACCGTATGTGTCACATCACCATAAATCGCCTCTTTTAATGGCCATACACCGGTATCAACTGCCAGTTTCGCCAGCTTAATGGCACGGGAGGGCTCGATGCCCCAGCCGGGCGGGCAGGGCGAGAGTGCAATGAAGAGTTTCGGCCCCTGGTACTGCTCGGCCTTCTTCACCTTGTTGAAGAGATCAACGGAATGGGACGGCGAGATGGTAGCGAGATATGGTGGCTTGTGACTGTTCCAGATCGCGAAGAGATCCTTCTTGGGTTTGCGGGCGCCAAAGCCGAGCGGTGTTGTTCCGGTACTGGAGGCGAAGGGTGTCGCTCCGGACCACTGGAAGCCGGTATTGCCATACGCCTCGTTATCGTAACAGATATAATAGAAGTCGAGGTTGCGATTGAGCGCCCCGGAGGTCGATGAGAGGCCCATATCGTATGCGGCGCCGTCTCCGGTCAATACAATCACCTTTAGATCCTCTTCCGGTTCGAGCCTGCCGGTTGCTATCAGCGTGTCGAGAGCGTCTCGGACACCCTGCGCCGCAGCAGGGGCACAGGCCATCGCGGTGTACAGCCAGGAGCTCTGGAACGGATTGTAGGGGTAGATGGGCAGGAGCGTGAAACAGCCTGCGGCGTTCACGATGACAACCTTCGTGCCCAGTGCTTTCATGCAGTACCGCAGGGTTAAGATCCCCCCGCAGCCCGCACAGGCAGGCGTGCCCGGAAAGAGCACCTCTTCGCGCGGGAGCTGCTTGATCGATTTTATCTGTTCGGGCTCCATTTCGTTCACTCCTTCTCGGCGATCTCCTTCAATCTCGTCATCTCATTCCATTCGTTTTCTGTATACAGGAGGTGGTGTGTCGGCAGTACCGTGCCCGTGTCGACCGCCTCACGCATCTTCTCGAAGATGAACGCGAACTCATCCGGGCTGATGTTCTTCCCGCCCAGCCCGCCGATGAATGAGAGTATGAGCGGGCCCTGCTGCTCGTTACACAGGCAGCTGGCAACTTCTGCATGCAGGACGCCGCCCTTGCCGATACTGATGTTCTGGTCAATGACCGCCACGGCCTTACGATCTTTGAGGGCGTTTTTGATCACCTCATCGGGAAAAGGTCGCAGGAGCCGTATCCGCAAAAGCCCGGCCTTCATGCCGCTTTTGCGGGCTGCAGTTACCGCCGCTTTCCCCAGCGTGGAGAATGAATTGGTCATCACGAGCACGAACTCGGCATCCTTCAGTAGATACCCCTCGATGATGCCGTACGTACGGCCAAAGGTCCGTTCAAAATCGGCACAGACCTCGGTGTAGACCTCCAGCGCTTTCCGGCTCGCCAGATGCATCTGATACTTGAAATATGAGTAATACGATCCACCGAGAACCGCGACACCCTGGGCCATCGGTTGACTGGCCCGGAAGAATGCGTGTTTCGGCCGGTAATGCGGGAGAAAGGCGTGTACCAGCTCAGCGTCCGGCAGCTCGACGGGCTCACGCGTAAATGAGAGATAAAAACCGTCCAGGTTGACAATGATCGGCAGCAGCACCCGCTCGTCCTCAGCCAACCGGTATGCCATAAGGATCGAATCCAGCACCTCCTGACAGGTCTCGCAGTGTAGCTGCATGAACCCAGAATCGCGCGCGGCAAGGACGTCGTTATGGTCCGGCTCAAGCGTGATCGGCGCGGACAAGCCCCGTGAGACGTTGACCAGCACGAGCGGAACGCGCCAGCCAGCGAGAGCATAGAGCATCTCGAACCCGTAGAGCAGTCCCTGACTCGACGTTGCGGTAAATGCTCGCACACCCGTTGCGGAGGCTGCGCCGGCTGCGGCGATCATGGAATGCTCCGAGTCCATAATGACGAATTTGCTCGCCATCTCGCTTGTAGCTATCCACCTCGCCAGGGTCTCGATGATCTCGGTCTGCGGCGTGATAGGGTATGCCGTGATGTAGTCCACCTCAGCGAGCCGCACCGCCCAGGCGGCTGCGGCATCACCGGTGAGCATCTGCCGCATCATTGCTCAACCATCGCCTCCTGCTTCTGCTCTTGCGCACGCGCAGATAAGGGCGCGGTATGATCCTCTCGTACAGCGGTAATAGCCCGGTGGGGGCATTCCTCCACGCAGATCAGACAGCCCTTACAGTTATCGTAATCAACCGCTGGGAACCCCTCGTCATCGATCGAAATGCAGCCCTCGGGACATTTTTGTGCGCAGATCGTGCATCCGGTGCAGGGATCGAGATCCCAGACCGGTTTGAAGCAGCGCCAGTTACCCGTCTTACGGAGCGGGGTATTGCCAAGGGCATTGATCGTGGGGCTGGACACCCGTGCGGGTTCGTAGGGCATGCTCATAACGGTGCTCCCTTGTTGGACGCCCCCCTCGCGGGTCTTTATCTCCACGGGTGTGAGGGCGTTGAACGAGCGCCGGGCGGCTTCTTTATTCTTCTCGATCAGCGCGCTGTTCGTTACGATCCTAGCGATCTCCTGTTCCA encodes:
- a CDS encoding acetyl-CoA synthetase; amino-acid sequence: MACQYSSHRKAQRGLQRYWQVVDLHSQERLPPESVSNPSSKMNKETAKKLVREAAAQGRHMLLEPEAKALIAAWGIPVPKYRWMEEPEDLLERAKELSPPFVLKVVSPDIVHKRDVGGVILSLQDSEEVSAAVHAMTRDLRRSAPEAHIAGFLLVEMVPPGIELIVGGLRDPQFGPAVIFGTGGIAVELLKDVSFRLAPVSRDEVFAMMREVKSYPLLTGFRGSKPVDMEQLVSAVTALSDILLTLDEIREIEINPLIISEAGAVAVDARVVLGSGATARGSSTDRDR
- a CDS encoding Glu/Leu/Phe/Val dehydrogenase, whose product is MFRFADDLGPAKVIHVYEPSVGLKGVLVVDNVARGPSIGGLRMGPEVCAEECFRLARTMTLKNSAADLPHGGGKSVIYGDPKMPVEKKEQMIRAFASSLREIQEYIFGPDMGTDEECMAWVKDEIGRAVGLPCEFGGIPLDELGATAWGLSHATEVALEYCDFELEGARVVVQGFGAVGKHAARFLTENGAVLVGAADSRGTIYNPRGLDVNGLIALKDAGKSVAAYTEGEKRDRDAVIELECDIWIPAARPDVINETNVSRLKTRLVMEGANIPITQGAERWLHENGVLCVPDIIVNAGGVISAAMEYRGASPSAAFQTIKEKMRLNTRLVLEDAATRGIMPREAAVELALDRLKRCMSYRRWSLFSSAPGFV
- a CDS encoding pyruvate synthase, with translation MMRQMLTGDAAAAWAVRLAEVDYITAYPITPQTEIIETLARWIATSEMASKFVIMDSEHSMIAAAGAASATGVRAFTATSSQGLLYGFEMLYALAGWRVPLVLVNVSRGLSAPITLEPDHNDVLAARDSGFMQLHCETCQEVLDSILMAYRLAEDERVLLPIIVNLDGFYLSFTREPVELPDAELVHAFLPHYRPKHAFFRASQPMAQGVAVLGGSYYSYFKYQMHLASRKALEVYTEVCADFERTFGRTYGIIEGYLLKDAEFVLVMTNSFSTLGKAAVTAARKSGMKAGLLRIRLLRPFPDEVIKNALKDRKAVAVIDQNISIGKGGVLHAEVASCLCNEQQGPLILSFIGGLGGKNISPDEFAFIFEKMREAVDTGTVLPTHHLLYTENEWNEMTRLKEIAEKE
- a CDS encoding CoA-binding protein; the encoded protein is MSTGRDISFFFNPQSIAIVGASPRPGKPSQVIMENLRRMGYPGKVYLVNPNYVSISGVRCYRALSEIEAVIDVAIFVLPAPLVMKIMEHADNLRGAIIVSAGFKETGPAGTAREEELRALGARKGIRIIGPNCMGIYDAISQIDTLFTPEERVRRPQKGGVSILTQSGSFAELIMAELVAQGIGVARIVSYGNRVDIGESDCLAFLTDDAATKVVVIYMESVDDGKRFVEVASRCTRKKPVVVMKVGKREAGIHAARSHTGAISGRYELYKAAFKKAGIIAVNGYEGIKDAIKVLNTYELVAGKRVLIVTDGGGVGVNIADACEDLGLEVRELSEATRKRLSAHLIGFSATTNPIDLTGSVIDADYVNALEEGLKDEFDLVIVTVLWGAPKITEKLVDDLKAVKDRHNVPLLICTLNSEFARRIAARFEANGLPVFFTPESAARAAAVLAGGRPA
- a CDS encoding pyruvate synthase, giving the protein MEPEQIKSIKQLPREEVLFPGTPACAGCGGILTLRYCMKALGTKVVIVNAAGCFTLLPIYPYNPFQSSWLYTAMACAPAAAQGVRDALDTLIATGRLEPEEDLKVIVLTGDGAAYDMGLSSTSGALNRNLDFYYICYDNEAYGNTGFQWSGATPFASSTGTTPLGFGARKPKKDLFAIWNSHKPPYLATISPSHSVDLFNKVKKAEQYQGPKLFIALSPCPPGWGIEPSRAIKLAKLAVDTGVWPLKEAIYGDVTHTVVPRTLKPVEEYLKEQKRFAHLFAPVRQEETLKTVQEIVDEYWKRHQLLL